CCTTGCCGATGCCGGATGCCGCGCCGGTGACGAACGCGATGCGGCCCTGGTGGGTCTTGGGCTTCGGCATCCGCTGGAGCTTGGCCTCTTCGAGTGCCCAGTACTCGATGCGGAACTTCTCCTCGTCGCTGATCGGCTGATAGCTCGACAGGGCCTCGGCGCCGCGCATGACGTTTATGGCGTTGACGTAGAACTCGCCCGCGACGCGCGCCGTCTGCTTGTTCGCGCCGAACGAGAACTGGCCGACGCCCGGGACGAGCACGATGAGCGGGTCGGCGCCGCGGATCGCGGGGGAGTCCTCCGTCGCATACGCGTCGTAGTAGGCCTGGTAGTCGGCGCGGTACGCCTCGTGCAGCTCCTTGAGGCGTGCGATCTGCTCCTCGACCGACGCCGTCGCCGGCAGGTCGAGGACGAGCGGCTTCACCTTCGTGCGGAGGAAGTGGTCGGGGCAGCTCGTGCCCAGCGCCGCGAGAGGGGCGAGCCGCTCGCGGGAGAGGAAGTCGAGCACGACGTCGGAGTCGTCGTAGTGACCGACCATCGGCTTGTCGTGCGAGGCGATCCCGCGGATGGTCGGGGCGAGCGCCGCCGCCCTCGCGCGGCGTTCGGCCTCGGGCAGAGGCTCGAAGCCCGGCGCGACGGCGCCGAAGGGCTCCGCCTTGCCGTGCTCGGCGATGTACGCGGCGGCCGTGTCGATGATCCACAGCGAGTTCTGCTCGGCCTCGTCCGACGTCTCACCCCACGCCGTGATGCCGTGGCCGCCGAGGATGCAGCCGATGGCCTGCGGGTTCTGCGCCTTGATCTCCGCGATGTCGAGGCCGAGCTGGAAGCCCGGGCGGCGCCACGGCACCCACACGACCTTGTCGCCGAAGATCTTCGTCGTGAGCTCCTCGCCGTCGGCGGCGGTCGCGATCGCGATGCCCGAGTCCGGGTGCAGGTGGTCGACGTGCGGCGCGTCGACGAGGCCGTGCATCGCGGTGTCGATCGACGGCGCGGCGCCCCCCTTGCCATGCAGGCAGTAGTCGAAGGCCGCGACCATCTCGTCCTCGCGGTCGACGCCGGGGTAGACGTTCACGAGCGACCGCAGGCGGTCGAGGCGCAGCACCGCGAGGCCCTTCTCGGTGAGCGTGCCGAGGTCTCCGCCCGAGCCCTTGACCCAGAGCAGCTCGACGGGCTCGCCGGTCACCGGGTCGGTCTCGGTGCCCTTCGCGGAGGTGTTGCCGCCGGCGTAGTTCGTGTTCTTCGGGTCGGCGCCCAGGCGATTGCTGCGCGCGAGAAGGTCGGCGGCGGCGGGATTCGTCATCAGGGTTTCCTTGCGTCGTTGAGATTTCAGCGTGAGGTCTGCTCAGCCGCGGCATCCTGCGGCTCTGCGTCGGCAGCACCCGCACTTCGCCGCGGGGGAGCAGAGGGGGAGGTGTGCTCGGCCGCGGCATCCTGCGGCTCTGCGTCGGCAGCACCCGCGCTCTGCCGCGGGGGAGCGGGAGGCGTGGGGGAAGCGGTGGGCAGGGCTGCGAGGCGGGTCGCGATGCGCTCGATCGAGACGGATGCCGCGGCATCCGTCGGCCGGTTCAGATGGCCGTGGATCGTCCCCGGCTCGATGACGACCTCGACCTCGCGCCCGGCGGCGGTGAGAGTTGCGGCGAAGACCTCGCCCGAGACGCGGAGCTCGTCGACCTCGCCGTTGATCATGAGGGTCGGGGGGAAGCCCGCCAGGTCGTCGGCCGTCGCAAGGCCGGGGACGGCGAAGAGCGGCGCGTCGTCTACGGGCCCGCCGAGGTAGTT
This genomic interval from Microbacterium sp. 4R-513 contains the following:
- a CDS encoding bifunctional aldolase/short-chain dehydrogenase produces the protein MTNPAAADLLARSNRLGADPKNTNYAGGNTSAKGTETDPVTGEPVELLWVKGSGGDLGTLTEKGLAVLRLDRLRSLVNVYPGVDREDEMVAAFDYCLHGKGGAAPSIDTAMHGLVDAPHVDHLHPDSGIAIATAADGEELTTKIFGDKVVWVPWRRPGFQLGLDIAEIKAQNPQAIGCILGGHGITAWGETSDEAEQNSLWIIDTAAAYIAEHGKAEPFGAVAPGFEPLPEAERRARAAALAPTIRGIASHDKPMVGHYDDSDVVLDFLSRERLAPLAALGTSCPDHFLRTKVKPLVLDLPATASVEEQIARLKELHEAYRADYQAYYDAYATEDSPAIRGADPLIVLVPGVGQFSFGANKQTARVAGEFYVNAINVMRGAEALSSYQPISDEEKFRIEYWALEEAKLQRMPKPKTHQGRIAFVTGAASGIGKAIATRLAAEGACVVVADLDLEKAQAAAAELGGTDVAIGVAANVADAEGVQAAIDATLLAFGGIDLVVNNAGLSLSKPLLETTEKDWDLQHDVMAKGSFLVSKAAAKALIEQGLGGDIIYISSKNSVFAGPNNIAYSATKADQAHQVRLLAVELGEYGVRVNGINPDGVVRGSGIFASGWGANRAATYGVAEEDLGQFYANRTILKREVVPENVADAVFVLTGPELSRTTGLHIPVDSGVAAAFLR